In one Lolium rigidum isolate FL_2022 chromosome 3, APGP_CSIRO_Lrig_0.1, whole genome shotgun sequence genomic region, the following are encoded:
- the LOC124701205 gene encoding uncharacterized protein LOC124701205, translating into MGACNSCEATAVASVAAATAARVVLADGKLQRLPGGTRVSHAVKAAAAAAGDAGACFLCSADGLELGGAVAAVAPDEELQPGQLYFVLPASMQRRLLQAEEMAALAIRASAALAGDHDGPLVFPDSVPAAVKSSRRRSRRTASLGRDFVPDLGSITE; encoded by the coding sequence ATGGGAGCGTGCAACTCGTGCGAGGCGACGGCGGTGgcatcggtggcggcggcgacggcggcaagGGTCGTGCTCGCAGACGGCAAGCTGCAGCGGCTCCCTGGGGGCACCCGGGTGTCGCATGCCGTGAAAGCAGCTGCAGCTGCCGCTGGTGACGCGGGCGCGTGCTTCCTGTGCAGCGCCGACGGGCTCGAGCTCGGCGGCGCCGTGGCTGCTGTGGCGCCCGACGAGGAGCTGCAGCCCGGGCAGCTCTACTTCGTGCTCCCCGCGTCGATGCAGCGGCGACTGCTGCAGGCAGAGGAGATGGCCGCGCTCGCCATCCGTGCCAGCGCCGCGCTGGCGGGCGACCACGACGGCCCGCTCGTGTTCCCGGATTCGGTCCCCGCCGCCGTGAAGAGTTCCCGGCGGCGCTCGCGGAGGACAGCCAGCCTGGGGCGGGACTTCGTGCCGGACCTCGGCTCCATTACAGAGTAG
- the LOC124703639 gene encoding dirigent protein 2-like, which yields MLGRVIFCVVIAAAILAVVLLATVSPVPHRSAGRDKSSQGVRAITVYIHPAASAGTVRQQRGAAHEDEDHQVASALVFRHRMTAGPEITSRSLGAASGFVLPGERGSAMMSVFDTVHLAFDAPGLSGSLCVEAARSKKGDGEEMLRVVGGTGAFAFARGHAVVRADRGQRLHGGGASSALRLELSVTSAG from the coding sequence ATGCTGGGCAGGGTCATCTTCTGCGTGGTGATCGCCGCggccatcctcgccgtcgtcctgCTCGCCACCGTCTCCCCTGTCCCTCACCGGTCCGCCGGCCGCGACAAGTCCTCCCAGGGCGTCCGAGCTATCACGGTGTACATCCATCCGGCGGCGTCAGCTGGAACCGTGAGGCAGCAGCGAGGCGCCGCGCACGAGGACGAAGACCACCAGGTGGCGAGCGCGCTGGTGTTCCGCCACCGGATGACGGCGGGGCCGGAGATCACGTCGAGAAGCCTCGGCGCGGCATCGGGGTTCGTTCTCCCGGGCGAGCGTGGCTCGGCGATGATGTCGGTGTTCGACACGGTGCATCTGGCGTTCGACGCGCCCGGGCTGTCCGGCAGCCTGTGCGTCGAAGCGGCCAGGAGCAAGAAGGGCGACGGGGAGGAGATGCTCCGTGTGGTGGGTGGCACGGGCGCGTTCGCGTTCGCGCGCGGACACGCCGTCGTGCGCGCCGACCGAGGGCAGCGGCtgcacggcggcggcgcctcgtcggCGTTGCGCCTTGAGCTGAGCGTGACGTCCGCGGGGTAA